In the genome of Clostridia bacterium, the window GCGGACCCTGCTGTGGACGGCCCGGGCCGGTAGAAATCTGCATCGACCACATCTGGCGCTGTGCAGCTTCGCTGAAGAGGCGACGGTCGCCCTCAATCTTGCCGCGATTAAGCTGCACCAGAACCCACTTGGAGAGGTCGGTGACGTTGGACTTGATTCCAGCGGCGGCAGCCCAAGTGTCGTCCTTGGTGAGTGCAATGGGTGCGACCGGCTTGCCTGCGAGTCGCCACCCGCGTGAATGCGGCGTGGCAAAGTTATCGCCGGGTTTGAAGCTGGCAGAACTGATCACGGTTGAGTTCATGCCGAGCGGCTGGAAGATGCGTTCGCGCGTAAAGTCGTCCCACGACTTACCGCTGACGGCGGCAACGAGTTCGCCGGCGACGATGAACATAAGGTTGTTATAGGCGTAGCGACTGCGCAGGCTGGAGACTGGCTTGATGTGGGCCGCGGCGGCGACAACCTGTTCGCGGGTGAAATCCGTGTCAGGCCAGAACATAAGATCGCCTGCGCCAAGGCCTAGTCCGCTGCGATGCGAGAGCAAATCGCGCACCATGAGTTCGCTCGTGACAAAGGCATCGTCCACGCGAAAGGCTGGCAGGTGCTTGATGACAGGATCGTCCCACGAAACCTTCTGCTCATCGACCAGAATCGCAACATCGGCGGCAGTGAAAGCCTTGCTATTCGAGGCGATTCCGAAGAGCGTGTTGGCATCAACCGGTTCAGGCAAGCCTAGCCTGCGAACGCCGTAGCCCTTTGCGAGCACGATCTTGCCATCTTTCACAATGGCGAGTGCGATGCCGGGGACTTCAAACTCCTTCATGGTGCGGGCGACCCAGGCGTCAATATCCGGAGGCGCGCTCTGGGCGAGAGTGCCGAGTGAGAAGAAGAGGACGAGGATGAGGATGGCCACGTTACGCGGGTATCTACGCATCAGTGCGAGTGCTCCTGTTCCTTGGAGTTGACGAGAAAACCCAAGGTTGATCGGGAAGGGTATTTGTACATGAGGCGAACGGGAGGGACAAGGGGAGCGTGGGACAACTGCACCTCTGTCTTCCTGCGCAGTAAGGCAGTTGCCAGTTGCCCGTTGCCAGTAAGGGCTCCTTCGACTCGAGCCGCCCCTGGCTCAGGAAGACAGATTCTTGCTCAGTATCTTAGTAGCTCAGCGGCTCAGTAGCTTAGGTTCAGTTACGTTGTGATCGTGGCGGGTTCGGGTGCGGAAGAACTAGCGTCGGCGTACAAGCGCTCGATTTCTTTGCGGTAACGCTCTTCCACCATGCGTCGGCGAAGTTTGAGCGTGGGCGTCAGCGTACCGTTTGCGACCGACAGTTCCTCGGGGATCACGAGCACGCGTTTCAGCTTCTCGTATTGCGCGAGATTGCAGTTGATGTCGGCCACGATACCTTCATAAAGCGCCTGAATCTTCGGGAGGGAGATCAGTTCCTCGCGCGTGCTGAACTCCACTCCGTTGTGTCGCGCCCAATCTTCCAGATGAACGAAGGAGGGAGCGAGAACCACCGAAGCGAAGCGCCGGCGGTCGCCGATGACCGCGGCTTCGCTGATGAGCACGTTCGCCTTCAGCGAGTTCTCGATGGGCTGCGGCGCTACAAACTTGCCGCCCGAAGTCTTGATCAGGTCTTTCTTGCGATCGGTGATGGAGAGGAAGCCTTCGGAATCG includes:
- a CDS encoding serine hydrolase, translated to MRRYPRNVAILILVLFFSLGTLAQSAPPDIDAWVARTMKEFEVPGIALAIVKDGKIVLAKGYGVRRLGLPEPVDANTLFGIASNSKAFTAADVAILVDEQKVSWDDPVIKHLPAFRVDDAFVTSELMVRDLLSHRSGLGLGAGDLMFWPDTDFTREQVVAAAAHIKPVSSLRSRYAYNNLMFIVAGELVAAVSGKSWDDFTRERIFQPLGMNSTVISSASFKPGDNFATPHSRGWRLAGKPVAPIALTKDDTWAAAAGIKSNVTDLSKWVLVQLNRGKIEGDRRLFSEAAQRQMWSMQISTGPGRPQQGPLKSLEAKFSGYGMGWSLRDYQGRKIVSHGGALTGMLSSVYLVPEENLGIIVLTNQEESGSYASIIYHILDHYMKLPATNWISAFQTSRRETLAKAAEAEKKQNEERVKESRPSFPLASYAGDYNDPWYGKATLKLENDRLVLRMTHTPDMVADLEHWQFNTFKAVFRDATIPDAFLTFNLQPDGKIDEMKMVPTSQIADFSFDYQDLLFKPVALPKEAGGK